From the Desulfovibrio sp. Fe33 genome, one window contains:
- a CDS encoding bacteriohemerythrin has translation MSAKSKPAGYPPIMALGIPEIDEQHETFFAMLGRIDTVSPDMYRQLDDDETDNMLDIMSDLKDFAMQHFSFEENLMDEADYPGLDGQQDSHERFLDDITRLEAELMNGTSVPPVKLHGFLADWFAEHVREMDLPFAEFRKKSAE, from the coding sequence ATGTCAGCCAAATCGAAACCGGCCGGATATCCGCCCATCATGGCCCTGGGCATTCCTGAAATCGACGAACAACACGAAACCTTCTTCGCCATGCTCGGCCGCATCGACACGGTGTCGCCGGACATGTATCGCCAGCTCGATGACGACGAAACCGACAACATGCTCGACATCATGAGCGATCTCAAAGACTTCGCCATGCAGCACTTCAGTTTCGAGGAAAACCTCATGGACGAGGCCGACTACCCCGGCCTGGACGGCCAGCAGGATTCCCACGAACGGTTCCTGGACGATATCACCCGCCTGGAAGCCGAGCTCATGAACGGCACCTCCGTGCCGCCCGTCAAGCTCCACGGATTCCTTGCCGACTGGTTCGCCGAACACGTCCGTGAGATGGATCTGCCCTTCGCGGAATTCAGAAAAAAATCCGCAGAATAG
- a CDS encoding tetratricopeptide repeat-containing diguanylate cyclase yields MRTNKDIFSDRATSLTPQELIDFEHTIKDCMAEFVPFSSYSLFFPRERSDVIPDPEFRREDNELILPMVFKGEMMCYFIAKGVRLKAPSTAPKYLMALASSVLEKLALYKKAVTDPLTGLYSRNFFFEELEQAIEQVQDCLAAGSCRAAVEAREPEITFSGTFGVIFLDLDTFQPINERYGYLKGDDILGEVGRLLHLVCPKYTTVSRFANDKFAILVPDAKPHACFQLSEVIRSGLSKLSFTDDITNDTITVTGSLGYVCYPQGLEGAQFRRTPSEQARMIVRKARKGVAVAKDQGRNRVFGYADILSKGGRVLEILPMNRMVVSLGEASGAKVGQRFLVRSPKSGGVASASLTEDERISGRYPAMYKGEVVLVEVQDDIAFAEALHLGDAAWSVEPGDRLNLIEGDESLFSPEQEIRDESMPSHDGATQLLRYGEFVSWFSKARLKPEAFGLSLIRILDQPEEGDRYQDGMDHMARDVARLAKGVFGDSATGGRFGLNGMIFFTEGVDRQTLMDRSLELEKVALRTFGLKLAVGSSRFPFLNFDRADMLENCRKALEHALLLPDPRVAVFDSISLNLSADRRFMDGDIYGAIEEFKLALLDDDNNLLARNSLGICYAQLGKFEEARHEFERVVELDKKDILALYNLGWANHRLGDLESAEKAYRQCLKAEPGHVYSLMRLGSIEEKANHLKKAGNLYRKAAEQPGGERMVLRPLARVAYRLGDIEGTREYLHLALNADHNDHQAMHMLAKLYLDQGEDPQIAEVLARQSSALAPGVKAYWETLVEALEAQGKGEEAALVAARAAG; encoded by the coding sequence ATGAGGACAAATAAGGACATCTTCTCGGACCGGGCCACGTCGCTCACTCCCCAGGAGCTGATCGACTTCGAGCACACCATCAAGGATTGCATGGCGGAGTTCGTTCCCTTTTCCTCCTACAGCCTGTTCTTCCCCCGGGAACGGTCGGATGTCATTCCCGATCCCGAGTTCCGCCGCGAAGACAACGAACTGATCCTGCCCATGGTCTTCAAGGGCGAGATGATGTGCTATTTCATCGCCAAGGGCGTGCGGCTCAAAGCCCCGTCCACGGCCCCCAAGTATCTCATGGCGCTGGCTTCGTCCGTGCTCGAAAAGCTGGCCCTGTACAAAAAGGCCGTGACCGATCCTCTTACCGGCCTGTATTCGCGGAATTTTTTTTTCGAGGAGCTGGAGCAGGCCATTGAGCAGGTTCAGGACTGCCTGGCCGCGGGCAGTTGCCGGGCGGCCGTGGAGGCCCGCGAACCGGAAATCACCTTTTCCGGCACGTTCGGGGTCATCTTCCTTGATCTGGACACGTTCCAGCCCATAAATGAACGGTACGGCTACCTCAAGGGCGACGATATCCTGGGCGAAGTGGGGCGGCTGCTCCATCTGGTTTGCCCCAAGTACACCACCGTGTCGCGCTTCGCCAACGACAAGTTCGCCATCCTGGTGCCCGATGCCAAGCCCCACGCGTGTTTCCAGCTTTCCGAGGTCATTCGCTCGGGGCTGAGCAAGCTCTCCTTCACCGATGACATCACCAACGACACCATTACCGTCACCGGCAGCCTGGGGTATGTCTGTTATCCGCAGGGCCTGGAGGGCGCGCAGTTCCGGCGCACTCCTTCCGAGCAGGCCCGCATGATCGTCCGCAAGGCGCGCAAGGGCGTGGCCGTGGCCAAGGATCAGGGCCGCAACCGGGTATTCGGTTATGCCGACATCCTGTCCAAGGGCGGCCGGGTCCTCGAAATCCTGCCCATGAACCGCATGGTCGTCTCCCTTGGCGAGGCGTCGGGGGCCAAGGTGGGCCAGCGTTTTCTGGTCCGTTCACCCAAGTCCGGCGGGGTCGCTTCCGCTTCCCTGACCGAGGACGAACGTATTTCCGGCCGCTATCCGGCCATGTACAAGGGCGAGGTGGTGCTGGTGGAAGTTCAGGATGACATCGCCTTTGCCGAGGCCCTGCATCTCGGGGACGCGGCTTGGTCCGTGGAGCCCGGCGACCGGCTCAATCTCATCGAGGGCGACGAGAGCCTGTTCTCCCCCGAGCAGGAGATTCGCGACGAGTCCATGCCGAGCCACGACGGCGCGACCCAGCTCCTCCGCTATGGCGAATTCGTTTCCTGGTTTTCCAAGGCCCGCCTCAAGCCGGAGGCCTTCGGCCTTTCGCTCATCCGCATACTGGATCAGCCCGAGGAGGGCGACCGCTATCAGGATGGCATGGATCACATGGCCCGTGACGTGGCCAGACTCGCCAAGGGCGTGTTCGGCGACTCGGCAACCGGCGGCCGTTTCGGTCTCAACGGCATGATTTTCTTCACGGAGGGCGTGGACCGGCAGACTCTCATGGACCGGTCCCTGGAACTTGAAAAGGTCGCCCTCAGAACCTTCGGCCTCAAGCTCGCCGTGGGCTCCTCGCGTTTCCCGTTCCTCAATTTCGATCGGGCGGACATGCTCGAAAATTGCCGCAAGGCCTTGGAGCACGCCCTGCTTTTGCCCGACCCCCGCGTGGCCGTTTTCGATTCCATTTCCCTCAATCTCTCTGCCGACCGCCGTTTTATGGATGGCGACATCTACGGCGCCATCGAGGAATTCAAGCTCGCCCTGCTCGACGACGACAACAACCTGCTGGCCCGCAATTCGCTCGGCATCTGCTATGCCCAGCTCGGCAAGTTCGAAGAGGCCCGCCATGAGTTCGAGCGGGTGGTGGAGCTGGATAAGAAGGATATCCTCGCTCTCTACAACCTCGGGTGGGCGAATCATCGTCTCGGCGACCTTGAGAGTGCGGAAAAGGCGTACCGCCAGTGCCTCAAGGCGGAGCCGGGGCATGTCTATTCCCTCATGCGGCTCGGCTCCATCGAGGAGAAGGCCAATCATCTCAAGAAGGCCGGGAATCTCTACAGAAAGGCCGCGGAACAGCCCGGCGGCGAACGCATGGTCCTCCGGCCCCTGGCCCGTGTGGCGTATCGTCTGGGAGACATCGAGGGGACCCGCGAATATCTCCATCTGGCGCTCAACGCCGACCACAACGACCATCAGGCCATGCACATGCTCGCCAAGCTTTATCTCGACCAGGGCGAAGACCCGCAGATCGCCGAAGTCCTGGCCCGCCAGTCCTCGGCATTGGCCCCCGGCGTCAAGGCCTACTGGGAAACCCTCGTCGAAGCCCTCGAAGCGCAGGGCAAAGGCGAGGAGGCCGCTCTCGTGGCCGCCCGTGCCGCGGGGTAG
- the groES gene encoding co-chaperone GroES, with amino-acid sequence MKLKPLNDRVLVKRLETEEKTAGGIYIPDSAKEKPMKGEVVAVGPGKLDEAGKRVNTTVKAGDLVLFAKYAGTEISIDGEEHLVMREDDILAIVE; translated from the coding sequence ATGAAATTGAAACCGCTGAACGACCGAGTCCTGGTCAAGCGTCTGGAAACGGAAGAGAAAACCGCGGGTGGCATCTACATCCCGGATTCCGCAAAGGAAAAGCCCATGAAGGGTGAAGTCGTGGCCGTCGGCCCCGGCAAGCTGGACGAGGCCGGCAAGCGCGTGAACACCACCGTCAAGGCAGGCGATCTGGTCCTGTTTGCCAAGTACGCCGGAACCGAAATCAGCATTGACGGCGAAGAGCACCTGGTCATGCGCGAGGACGATATCCTCGCCATCGTCGAATAG
- the groL gene encoding chaperonin GroEL (60 kDa chaperone family; promotes refolding of misfolded polypeptides especially under stressful conditions; forms two stacked rings of heptamers to form a barrel-shaped 14mer; ends can be capped by GroES; misfolded proteins enter the barrel where they are refolded when GroES binds): MAKDILFDAKAREKLKAGVDKLANAVKVTLGPKGRNVVMEKSFGSPVITKDGVSVAKEIELEDKFENMGAQMVKEVASKTSDVAGDGTTTATVLAQAIFTEGVKLVAAGRSPMSIKRGIDKAVEAIVEDLEKVAKPTRDQKEIAQVGTISANNDATIGNIIAEAMNKVGKEGVITVEEAKGLETTLDVVEGMQFDRGYLSPYFVTNTERMTCEMEEPLILINEKKVSNMKELLPVLEQCAKMSKPLVIIAEDIEGEALATLVVNKLRGTLNVVAVKAPGFGERRKAMLKDIATLTGGQVVSEDLGIKLENLTVNDLGSCKRIVVDKETTVIVDGAGKAAEIKGRIQQIRAEIADSTSDYDREKLQERLAKIVGGVAVINVGAATETEMKEKKARVEDALNATRAAVEEGIVPGGGVVLARAGKAALKVKAADDDEQAGINIIARAVEEPLRQIAANAGLEGSIVVEKIKEGKAGFGYNAATDNYEDLIKAGVIDPKKVTRTALQNAASVAGLLLTTECAIADKPEKNDAPAGMPGGMGGMGGMGGMGGMY; encoded by the coding sequence ATGGCGAAAGATATTCTTTTCGATGCCAAGGCCCGTGAGAAACTGAAAGCGGGTGTGGACAAGCTGGCCAACGCGGTCAAAGTCACCCTCGGACCCAAGGGCCGCAACGTCGTGATGGAGAAGTCCTTCGGCTCCCCCGTCATCACCAAGGACGGCGTGTCCGTCGCCAAGGAAATCGAGCTGGAAGACAAGTTCGAGAACATGGGCGCCCAGATGGTCAAGGAAGTCGCCTCCAAGACTTCCGACGTCGCCGGTGACGGCACCACCACCGCTACCGTTCTGGCCCAGGCCATCTTCACCGAAGGCGTGAAGCTGGTTGCCGCCGGACGCTCCCCCATGTCCATCAAGCGCGGTATCGACAAGGCCGTCGAAGCCATCGTCGAAGACCTCGAAAAGGTCGCCAAGCCCACCCGCGATCAGAAAGAAATCGCCCAGGTCGGCACCATCTCCGCCAACAACGACGCCACCATCGGCAACATCATCGCCGAGGCCATGAACAAGGTCGGCAAGGAAGGCGTCATCACGGTCGAGGAAGCCAAGGGTCTCGAAACCACCTTGGACGTCGTCGAGGGAATGCAGTTCGACCGCGGCTACCTCTCCCCCTACTTCGTCACCAACACCGAGCGCATGACCTGCGAAATGGAAGAGCCCCTCATTCTCATCAACGAGAAGAAGGTCTCCAACATGAAGGAACTGCTGCCCGTGCTGGAGCAGTGCGCCAAGATGTCCAAGCCCCTGGTCATCATCGCCGAAGACATCGAAGGCGAAGCCCTGGCCACCCTCGTGGTCAACAAGCTGCGCGGCACCCTGAACGTCGTCGCCGTCAAGGCTCCCGGCTTCGGTGAACGCCGCAAGGCCATGCTGAAGGATATCGCCACCCTGACCGGCGGCCAGGTCGTTTCCGAAGACCTGGGCATCAAGCTGGAAAACCTGACCGTCAATGACCTCGGTTCCTGCAAGCGCATCGTCGTTGACAAGGAAACCACCGTCATCGTCGACGGCGCCGGCAAGGCCGCCGAAATCAAGGGCCGCATCCAGCAGATCCGCGCCGAGATCGCCGACTCCACCTCCGACTACGATCGCGAGAAGCTCCAGGAGCGTCTGGCCAAGATCGTGGGCGGCGTGGCCGTCATCAACGTCGGTGCCGCCACCGAGACCGAGATGAAGGAGAAGAAGGCCCGCGTGGAAGACGCTCTGAACGCCACCCGCGCGGCTGTCGAGGAAGGCATCGTGCCCGGCGGCGGCGTGGTCCTGGCCCGTGCAGGCAAGGCCGCTCTCAAGGTCAAGGCTGCCGATGACGACGAGCAGGCCGGTATCAACATCATCGCCCGCGCCGTGGAAGAGCCGCTGCGCCAGATCGCTGCCAACGCCGGTCTGGAAGGCTCCATCGTTGTCGAGAAGATCAAGGAAGGCAAGGCCGGTTTCGGCTACAACGCCGCCACCGACAACTACGAAGACCTCATCAAGGCCGGTGTCATCGACCCGAAGAAGGTCACCCGCACCGCTCTGCAGAACGCCGCTTCCGTGGCCGGTCTGCTGCTGACCACCGAGTGCGCCATCGCCGACAAGCCCGAGAAGAATGACGCTCCCGCCGGTATGCCCGGCGGCATGGGCGGCATGGGTGGCATGGGCGGCATGGGCGGCATGTACTAA
- a CDS encoding LysR family transcriptional regulator — protein sequence MELRQINYFIAVAEELHFGRAAERCHIAQPPLSQQIKRLEDELGVTLLERTSRRVSLTPEGKEFLKRCKDVRDRLAEAVVCVQDMAKGLEGQLRVGFIGPASLSMLPMAIRAFRERNQRIRLDFSAQSTSEQLPLLRGDRIDIAFVRLFGHDTGGLNSLLFLREPYVLAVPDGHPFAEREALDITDLEGQPLIFNQRIAQPALYRSLVGSFHKAGFMPNIVQEVNTEQSTVALVATGLGCALVPASSASGGRNGVVFKPLSGDLPQWEITALWKKTNQSAILQKFLEVVRAFRKVG from the coding sequence ATGGAATTGAGACAGATCAACTATTTCATCGCCGTGGCCGAGGAACTGCATTTTGGCCGGGCCGCCGAACGGTGCCATATCGCCCAGCCTCCGCTGTCGCAGCAGATCAAGCGTCTTGAGGACGAGCTAGGCGTCACGCTCCTTGAGCGGACCAGCCGGAGGGTGTCACTGACCCCGGAGGGCAAGGAATTTCTCAAGCGGTGCAAGGACGTCCGCGACAGGCTGGCCGAGGCGGTCGTCTGCGTTCAGGATATGGCCAAGGGGTTGGAGGGCCAGTTGCGCGTGGGGTTCATCGGTCCTGCGTCGCTCTCCATGCTGCCCATGGCGATCCGAGCCTTCCGGGAACGCAACCAGCGCATCCGCTTGGATTTTTCGGCGCAATCCACCTCGGAGCAATTGCCGCTTCTGCGCGGCGACCGCATCGATATCGCCTTTGTCCGGTTGTTCGGCCACGACACCGGCGGGCTCAATTCCCTGCTGTTCCTGCGTGAGCCGTATGTCCTGGCTGTGCCGGACGGACATCCCTTCGCAGAACGGGAGGCTCTGGATATAACCGACCTCGAAGGCCAGCCGCTCATCTTCAACCAGCGTATCGCGCAGCCCGCCCTGTACCGGTCGCTGGTAGGCTCCTTCCACAAGGCTGGGTTCATGCCCAACATCGTTCAGGAAGTGAATACCGAGCAATCCACCGTGGCCTTGGTCGCCACCGGCCTGGGCTGCGCCCTAGTGCCCGCTTCCAGCGCGTCGGGCGGACGGAACGGTGTGGTCTTCAAGCCGCTTTCCGGCGATCTGCCCCAGTGGGAGATTACCGCTCTTTGGAAAAAAACAAATCAATCCGCAATATTGCAGAAATTCCTCGAAGTAGTCCGCGCATTCCGAAAGGTCGGTTAG
- a CDS encoding M48 family metallopeptidase, whose protein sequence is MNIYLVIIIGSLIAAWFLGMLSDRLSAKAMQPTPPEELSDVFDEKTYAESRAYTLESMKFSTVSETCNTVVLVAAILFGGFNLLDLIARAADVGPIPTGLLFIGGLALIAGLIGLPFETYHTFILEKRFGFNTTTVSTFIMDRIKGIVLTALIGGALVAGILLFLRETGSYAWLLCWGFAVILSLGLTYVAPTWILPLFNKFTPLEDGELRDKLEAFADKAGFELSGIFVMDGSKRSTKGNAFFTGFGKRRRIALFDTLIKEMSADEIVAVLAHEVGHAKLGHIKKGLALGILKTGVIFYLMSLFLESEGLFAAFGMEHQSLYAGLVFFVLLYTPLSLALSIAANRLSRKHEFEADAFSARTTGRPDTLISALKKMSASHLSNPTPHPLTVWLEYSHPPVLARIKALAAVNTQPR, encoded by the coding sequence ATGAACATCTATCTCGTCATCATCATCGGTTCCCTGATTGCGGCCTGGTTTCTGGGCATGTTGTCCGACAGGCTTTCCGCCAAGGCCATGCAGCCGACACCGCCCGAGGAACTGTCCGATGTCTTCGACGAAAAAACCTATGCCGAATCACGGGCCTACACCTTGGAATCCATGAAATTCTCCACGGTGTCCGAAACCTGCAACACCGTTGTGCTGGTGGCCGCAATCCTGTTCGGCGGTTTCAATCTCCTGGACCTGATCGCGCGCGCCGCCGATGTCGGCCCCATTCCTACCGGCCTCCTGTTCATCGGCGGGCTGGCATTGATCGCGGGCCTCATCGGTCTGCCTTTCGAAACGTATCATACCTTTATTCTGGAAAAACGGTTCGGGTTCAATACCACCACCGTTTCCACCTTCATCATGGACAGAATCAAAGGCATCGTCCTGACCGCGCTCATCGGCGGAGCGCTTGTGGCGGGCATCCTGCTCTTCCTGCGCGAGACCGGCTCCTACGCCTGGCTCCTGTGCTGGGGGTTCGCGGTGATCCTCTCCCTGGGGCTGACCTATGTGGCGCCCACCTGGATTCTGCCGCTGTTCAACAAGTTCACCCCCCTGGAAGACGGCGAACTGCGCGACAAACTCGAAGCCTTCGCCGACAAGGCCGGGTTCGAGCTGTCCGGCATCTTCGTCATGGACGGTTCCAAACGGTCCACCAAGGGCAACGCCTTTTTCACGGGATTCGGCAAACGGCGGCGTATCGCCCTGTTCGACACGCTCATCAAGGAAATGAGCGCCGACGAGATCGTGGCCGTGCTGGCCCATGAGGTGGGCCACGCCAAGCTCGGACACATCAAGAAAGGTCTCGCCTTGGGCATCCTCAAGACCGGGGTGATCTTCTACCTCATGTCCCTGTTCCTGGAATCCGAAGGACTGTTCGCGGCCTTCGGCATGGAGCACCAGTCGCTATACGCGGGGCTGGTCTTCTTCGTCCTGCTCTACACCCCGCTTTCCCTGGCCCTTTCCATCGCGGCTAACCGGCTCTCCCGCAAGCACGAATTCGAAGCCGACGCTTTCTCGGCCCGGACCACGGGCCGCCCGGACACCCTGATCTCGGCCCTGAAAAAGATGTCCGCCTCCCACCTCTCCAATCCGACCCCGCATCCGCTCACGGTCTGGCTCGAATACAGCCACCCTCCGGTTCTCGCCCGCATCAAGGCGTTGGCCGCCGTGAACACGCAGCCCCGATAA